Proteins from a single region of Bremerella sp. JC817:
- a CDS encoding PVC-type heme-binding CxxCH protein — translation MKRLCLVRALFACGLSLAYVAVVTAQQDDTQQRSLGAAENEAVREHIRNFEGRGQTADFSIPALAPSEAEKQFVTPDGVQMKLALAEPIVRQPVCINFDEQGRMWVVQYLQYPFPAGLKIVKYDEHLRAVFDKVPPAPPHHDRGADKITIHEDTDGDGTFDKHKTFVDGLNIVTSALPGKDGVWVMNPPYLLFYPDKDQNDVPDGDPEVHLTGFGLEDTHAVANSLTWGPDGWLYGAQGSTCWATVNVPKDPQHPPVHFKGQAVWRYHPDSHQFEVFAEGGGNTFAVEFDAKGRIYSGHNGGNTRGFHYVPGGYYQKSWGKHGPLTNPHAYGYFPAMKNPAVERFSHTLVKYESDALPASYQGHLIAPVPLHNYVAVSRIWPNGSTWQTEDQWNAIETDDVWFRPVDIKVGPDGCVYIADWCDTRLTHVDPRDTWDRARGRIWRLQPDDYPDHEPLDLSKLSTEALVEQLASPNKLRRQLAQRMLREHGDHAAAEKLVARLSNETDQLALELLWAIDALGGYDQRAAEVALNHSDPYVRVWGVRLLSPELADAMSQTVLSLARRESHVEVCSQLASTAKRLPGPLGLAIAQQLAARDELADDPHIPLLTWWAIESHADESSLSMNVAAELSTTKIGGTIILPRLAQRLAAEEDEASLTRLAELLRSISDNALQQKLLVAINSAFEGRKIEHFPDALRDAIVASAHGKTDAQLALLVRAGQKEAEQTLLQTIQNPKTASAQRLKWIQLLGQVGSNSAREPLLKVALGTDTSENRVAAIAGLGSLDSAEITQQLLARYPTEGGDVRRAIIDLATARPSSASLLLDAIESGTVPRSDVAVDLVENLKLHGDPKLNERISKLWGATRATPAELTARLGQTTTILKTGEGHAEAGKVLFTKRCGTCHKLFGEGATIGPELTGYERTNLDFMLLSVVDPSAAIREEYTNYRVLTEDGRVLSGFLVNQDDKTITLKNAENPAMVIPREQIEAGPLALEKSLMPDRLLDDLSATEIRDLFAYLQSQP, via the coding sequence ATGAAACGTTTGTGCCTGGTACGTGCTCTGTTCGCTTGTGGACTCTCGTTGGCATACGTCGCCGTGGTCACCGCTCAGCAAGACGACACCCAACAGCGTTCGCTTGGTGCGGCGGAAAACGAAGCGGTCCGCGAACACATACGCAACTTCGAAGGAAGAGGACAAACGGCAGACTTCTCCATTCCAGCACTCGCGCCGTCAGAGGCTGAAAAACAGTTCGTCACACCGGACGGAGTGCAGATGAAACTGGCCCTCGCCGAACCAATCGTCCGGCAACCCGTCTGCATCAACTTCGACGAACAGGGACGGATGTGGGTCGTGCAATATCTGCAATATCCCTTTCCCGCCGGGCTGAAGATCGTCAAATATGACGAACACCTGCGAGCAGTCTTCGATAAGGTTCCGCCGGCACCACCGCATCACGATCGCGGTGCCGACAAGATCACCATCCACGAAGACACCGATGGCGACGGCACCTTCGACAAGCACAAGACATTCGTCGACGGCCTGAACATCGTGACCAGTGCGCTGCCCGGCAAGGATGGCGTGTGGGTGATGAATCCACCTTACTTGCTGTTTTATCCCGACAAAGATCAGAACGATGTACCAGATGGCGATCCAGAAGTTCACCTGACCGGCTTCGGCCTGGAAGACACGCACGCGGTCGCCAACAGTCTGACTTGGGGCCCCGATGGCTGGCTGTACGGAGCCCAGGGCAGCACCTGCTGGGCCACGGTCAACGTACCGAAAGATCCTCAACATCCGCCGGTTCATTTCAAAGGCCAGGCAGTCTGGCGTTATCACCCTGACTCGCATCAGTTTGAAGTCTTCGCCGAAGGGGGCGGCAACACGTTCGCCGTCGAATTCGATGCCAAGGGTCGCATTTACTCCGGCCACAACGGAGGCAACACGCGTGGCTTTCATTACGTGCCAGGGGGCTATTACCAGAAGAGCTGGGGAAAGCATGGGCCGCTGACCAATCCGCATGCCTATGGTTATTTCCCAGCGATGAAGAACCCAGCGGTCGAACGCTTCAGTCATACGCTGGTAAAGTATGAAAGCGACGCACTTCCGGCATCGTACCAGGGACATTTGATCGCCCCGGTTCCTTTACACAACTATGTTGCCGTTTCACGGATCTGGCCGAATGGTTCGACCTGGCAAACCGAAGATCAATGGAACGCGATCGAGACCGACGACGTCTGGTTTCGCCCGGTCGACATCAAGGTTGGCCCCGATGGCTGCGTTTACATTGCCGATTGGTGCGATACGCGGCTCACACATGTCGACCCTCGCGATACGTGGGACCGTGCTCGGGGGCGAATTTGGCGTTTGCAGCCGGACGACTACCCTGATCATGAACCGCTCGATTTGTCGAAGCTTTCCACGGAAGCGCTCGTCGAACAACTCGCCAGCCCGAACAAACTTCGCCGACAACTCGCGCAGCGAATGCTCCGCGAACATGGCGACCATGCCGCCGCCGAAAAGTTAGTCGCCCGCCTTTCGAATGAAACCGATCAACTGGCATTGGAACTTCTGTGGGCGATCGATGCCCTGGGCGGGTACGATCAACGTGCGGCCGAAGTCGCTTTAAATCACAGCGATCCGTATGTGCGTGTTTGGGGCGTAAGGCTACTTTCGCCCGAACTAGCCGACGCGATGTCCCAGACGGTCCTATCGCTTGCTCGCCGGGAATCGCATGTGGAAGTTTGCAGTCAATTGGCTTCCACCGCCAAGCGGCTACCAGGGCCGCTTGGTCTGGCGATCGCCCAGCAATTGGCGGCCCGGGACGAACTGGCCGACGATCCCCACATTCCGCTGCTCACATGGTGGGCGATCGAATCGCACGCCGATGAATCATCCCTCAGCATGAACGTCGCTGCCGAACTCTCGACGACAAAAATCGGCGGCACGATCATTCTGCCCCGTCTGGCCCAGCGACTCGCTGCCGAAGAAGACGAAGCGAGTCTCACCCGATTGGCCGAACTCTTACGTTCGATTTCCGACAACGCCTTACAGCAAAAGCTGCTAGTCGCGATCAATTCCGCGTTTGAAGGTCGCAAGATCGAACATTTCCCCGACGCCTTACGTGACGCCATTGTCGCTTCGGCCCATGGCAAGACAGACGCTCAGTTGGCCTTGTTAGTCCGGGCCGGGCAAAAAGAAGCCGAACAAACCCTCCTTCAAACAATTCAAAACCCGAAGACCGCTTCGGCTCAGCGATTGAAGTGGATTCAATTGCTCGGCCAGGTCGGCTCGAACTCTGCTCGCGAACCTCTGCTGAAGGTGGCCCTGGGAACCGACACTAGCGAGAACCGAGTCGCGGCGATCGCTGGCCTCGGTTCGTTGGATTCCGCAGAGATTACGCAACAACTCTTGGCACGGTATCCCACCGAAGGCGGTGACGTCCGCCGGGCGATCATCGATCTGGCAACCGCTCGGCCCAGCAGCGCGTCGCTACTCCTCGATGCGATTGAATCTGGGACCGTTCCACGTTCAGACGTTGCCGTCGATCTGGTCGAGAACTTGAAGCTGCACGGCGATCCGAAATTGAACGAGCGAATCAGCAAGCTGTGGGGAGCCACCCGGGCAACGCCAGCTGAGTTGACGGCTCGACTTGGCCAAACGACGACGATCCTGAAGACGGGAGAAGGGCACGCCGAGGCAGGCAAGGTGCTGTTCACCAAACGCTGCGGAACATGCCACAAGCTATTCGGAGAAGGAGCGACGATTGGGCCGGAGTTGACCGGTTACGAACGCACTAATCTCGATTTCATGCTGCTGTCGGTCGTCGATCCGAGCGCGGCGATTCGCGAAGAGTACACCAACTATCGCGTGCTGACCGAAGATGGCCGGGTGCTGTCTGGCTTTCTGGTGAACCAGGACGACAAGACGATCACGTTGAAGAACGCCGAAAACCCTGCGATGGTGATCCCTCGTGAACAGATCGAAGCGGGGCCATTGGCACTGGAAAAATCGTTGATGCCCGATCGCCTGCTCGATGACCTCTCGGCAACCGAAATCCGAGATCTGTTTGCGTATCTGCAGAGCCAGCCCTAG
- a CDS encoding DUF2752 domain-containing protein has protein sequence MTEPNSPSPLRWYQRLMMGVGGAVLAVLLATAAWLSPSAQGLGTHQQLGLPPCTLVQLTGTRCPSCGMTTSWSHLMKGNVWGSLKANSAGCLLGLLSLFLAPWMLSSAIVGRLTVPAPSDAVLITITVLVVAVTLGDWLVRINYFQL, from the coding sequence ATGACTGAACCCAATTCACCCTCTCCGCTTCGCTGGTATCAGCGGTTGATGATGGGCGTTGGTGGGGCGGTTTTGGCCGTTTTGTTGGCAACTGCCGCCTGGCTTAGTCCTAGTGCCCAAGGCCTGGGAACGCATCAGCAACTGGGGCTTCCCCCGTGCACGCTGGTGCAACTAACCGGCACACGATGTCCTTCGTGCGGGATGACCACCAGTTGGTCGCACCTGATGAAGGGGAACGTGTGGGGCTCGCTCAAAGCGAACTCGGCTGGCTGTTTGCTGGGATTGTTGTCCCTCTTCCTGGCCCCGTGGATGCTAAGTTCCGCCATCGTTGGTCGACTTACTGTCCCAGCTCCGAGCGATGCCGTGTTGATCACCATAACCGTGTTAGTGGTGGCCGTGACGCTAGGAGATTGGCTGGTACGAATCAACTATTTTCAATTGTGA
- a CDS encoding alpha/beta fold hydrolase gives MRLQTLSLFVAMCAVLVLDLSLAHGQKPGTKKEIPPPEAFNVTTKDGVILHGTYFASTEGKTAIPVIMIPGWERSQNDLIVLADAMQKQGLAVVTVDLRGHGASKTIQGPGGQITEIDLGRVRSSDFDTFVTQDLEAIKSFLMEENNKGKLNIEMLTIVGCDYSAIAAMNFALQDWSWPILPAIKQGQDVKGLVLISPPKTFKGFNANMAIQSPVIKNQVSIMIIAGDQDRTSFSDAKRLFSSIDKIRQKSFTEAKDRTVFFAAKPSPLEGTALLADPRANCLKDILFFTKVHLQDLQANDPWTDRSSPLN, from the coding sequence ATGCGTTTGCAAACCCTATCACTATTCGTCGCCATGTGCGCTGTGCTGGTCCTGGACCTTTCGTTGGCTCATGGGCAGAAGCCCGGAACGAAGAAAGAGATTCCGCCACCAGAAGCGTTTAACGTCACCACCAAAGATGGCGTGATCCTTCACGGCACTTACTTCGCCAGCACCGAAGGCAAGACAGCCATCCCGGTCATCATGATCCCAGGCTGGGAACGTAGCCAGAACGACCTGATCGTCTTGGCCGATGCCATGCAGAAGCAAGGCCTGGCAGTCGTGACGGTTGACCTGCGTGGCCATGGTGCCAGCAAGACGATCCAAGGCCCCGGCGGTCAAATCACCGAGATCGATCTGGGACGCGTTCGTTCGAGCGACTTCGATACGTTCGTCACGCAAGACCTGGAAGCGATCAAGAGCTTCCTGATGGAAGAAAACAACAAGGGCAAGCTGAATATCGAGATGCTGACCATCGTCGGCTGCGATTACAGCGCGATTGCCGCTATGAACTTTGCCCTGCAAGACTGGAGCTGGCCAATTCTGCCGGCGATCAAACAGGGGCAGGACGTGAAGGGCCTCGTCTTGATCTCGCCACCAAAGACCTTCAAGGGCTTCAACGCGAACATGGCGATTCAGTCGCCGGTGATCAAGAATCAGGTTTCAATCATGATCATTGCTGGCGACCAGGATCGTACGAGCTTCAGCGACGCCAAGCGTCTGTTCAGCTCGATCGACAAGATCCGCCAGAAGTCCTTCACGGAAGCGAAAGACCGTACCGTCTTCTTCGCTGCCAAGCCTTCGCCACTGGAAGGGACTGCTTTGCTGGCCGACCCACGTGCGAACTGCTTGAAAGACATTCTGTTCTTCACCAAGGTCCACCTGCAGGATCTGCAGGCCAATGATCCTTGGACCGATCGCTCGTCGCCGTTGAACTAG
- a CDS encoding LysM peptidoglycan-binding domain-containing protein — MAALGVIGLGSAMPYWSAWTTPPQATPEVTAAPQAAQHAPVEPRVDAQQYWDQQVSRPDVVTLTPRGDQSMGLDNPAQIPSLSMGMQQGTPISAQPILSDIPVSQVGNVTLASRVEAVGATNTASRAVVPIEIPGTARPLPPTTTSPVITTQQVMKPQLPETQVQQQFTPLPRIAPPNHGANNQRGSAITREHRVRDGDSLESIAEKYLGDPLLAEAIYRANRAQLDSPDLLPIGVTLSIPDARTAMAPEAAPSQVQPVTRLRPVSTEGGWRGGDQPFTTLAPPGS, encoded by the coding sequence ATGGCTGCACTTGGAGTGATTGGCCTTGGTTCAGCCATGCCGTATTGGTCGGCATGGACGACTCCACCTCAGGCAACGCCTGAGGTAACCGCTGCCCCACAGGCAGCTCAACATGCTCCGGTCGAACCTCGTGTCGATGCGCAGCAGTACTGGGACCAACAGGTCTCTCGTCCAGACGTCGTGACGCTTACCCCGCGCGGGGATCAAAGTATGGGTTTGGACAACCCGGCCCAGATTCCTTCCTTGTCGATGGGTATGCAGCAGGGAACACCGATTTCTGCTCAGCCCATTCTGTCTGACATCCCTGTCAGTCAGGTTGGTAACGTAACGTTGGCATCGCGTGTTGAAGCGGTAGGTGCCACCAATACAGCCAGCCGAGCCGTCGTACCGATCGAGATCCCCGGTACGGCAAGACCGCTGCCTCCAACGACCACGTCTCCCGTGATCACGACGCAGCAAGTGATGAAGCCGCAGTTGCCTGAGACCCAGGTGCAGCAGCAATTCACTCCCCTGCCCCGCATCGCGCCCCCCAACCATGGCGCGAACAACCAACGCGGTTCGGCAATAACGCGGGAGCACCGCGTACGTGATGGAGACAGTCTCGAGTCGATCGCCGAGAAGTATCTCGGCGATCCGCTCCTGGCGGAGGCGATCTATCGGGCGAACCGGGCTCAGCTCGACTCGCCTGATCTGTTGCCGATCGGTGTCACGTTAAGCATTCCGGACGCACGCACTGCCATGGCGCCGGAAGCGGCCCCAAGCCAGGTGCAGCCTGTGACCAGGCTCCGTCCGGTATCGACCGAAGGTGGATGGCGTGGCGGCGACCAGCCGTTCACCACTCTGGCTCCTCCAGGCAGCTAA
- the secD gene encoding protein translocase subunit SecD: MQKSCTIFAVMLVLTLMATLVTGVDIGTDAGGSSWLGSTAMAQTPSQEVLGPTIEVTPVPEQSSGGSQALNVLGVIVLTLIVPYILGVWIASSIRLPEMGQKLGVILASLVCSVSICFLLWPPKFGIDLQGGVILVYEVDQKASLDLLESDTTPNESAFNLTPEKRLEQGTAQLITQLQKRINPSGTSEVVIRPYGENQIEVIVPQAESSDLASIKRLITKAGVLDFLIVANKQDHDFLMTRAEDESQIGATFVTDRKGERIGRWVRVDDDARGTVGGGNISDPSLKPYVNGQRHMVRGGGPGLPLEVLMRVERPEYRLGGKHLSSAAVTRDEYGKPAVSFEFGIDGARRMGHLSAENLSEPNMPRKLGIVMDNYLISAPNIQKVITDRGIITGSFTQDEVDDLTQVLRSGRLPVVLRKEPISEQKISATLGDDTIRKGQIAITISLIAVLIFMAIYYRVAGLVACFALLFNLVLVLAVMIALSADLTLPGIAGLVLTVGMSVDANVLIYERIREELAGGASLRVALSNGFSKAMSTIVDANITTLITAAVLFRIGTDQVRGFAVTLFVGILMSMFTAIYVSRGIFDILEKKRVIKTLSFMPSASSIGYDFIGKARGAMIASLVVIAIGLVGVFGRGKDIFDIDFNGGSSVQVYLTEAMPISEVRSKLTGVLPDLSVSAVTLEGSEDRIYKVDTSLAEYGELGKVSITDRSGKTAEVDLTGIDTLNQIILALDAADVKVAVLPNADGDGIEFQDETGADSGTMSVKNVDDKTQTASNLRMNFSTDALRYNTGKIPAGVDVVQEKIAQVFTGPNGESMLVMHNMDFTPPAEVTGVVFPSATTTPEAAPATTEESKSAPEPEATTEEKADDKPAEEKPSEDKQSLLIPASTRMLAWMPWNGWATGLLQEEGEGDKEPPIEEKAADDKPADETPAEQKPADEKPADEKPADEKPMEEAPKEEMPVETTAAPAEEETAPMTETPMAEAPAAEEAPEGEVPATGAGSMFQDIAGGVAEGPRFKTETKLSFDEGISAETVRTMILDAADALTVAPPEIQLLDVESRPLPVDSRVSQEEWTVRLSTDPAQSDKLLQQVSKGLDSTPVWPSSSKIGSKVAGDMQTMAASAIFFCLIGIVGYIWFRFQSFAFGIAAVVALVHDVLVTLGAIAISYWLAPFLGFAQITEFKISLPVVAAFLTIIGYSLNDTIVIFDRIREVRGKSPKLTSEMINISINQTLGRTLLTSLTTLIVVIILFFIGGEGIHSFSFSLVVGVIAGTYSTVFIACPTLLWLMNREKAPAKD, translated from the coding sequence ATGCAGAAGAGTTGCACGATTTTTGCTGTCATGCTCGTGCTGACGCTGATGGCCACCCTGGTGACCGGCGTCGACATCGGGACCGATGCTGGCGGAAGTTCGTGGCTGGGCTCGACCGCGATGGCGCAGACGCCGTCGCAGGAAGTCCTTGGCCCGACGATTGAAGTCACCCCAGTCCCAGAACAGAGCTCCGGAGGCTCGCAGGCCCTGAACGTTTTGGGGGTGATTGTTCTCACCCTGATCGTTCCTTACATCCTGGGTGTCTGGATTGCTTCGTCGATTCGGCTTCCAGAAATGGGACAGAAGCTGGGCGTCATCCTGGCGTCGCTGGTCTGCAGTGTCAGTATCTGCTTCCTGCTGTGGCCTCCCAAGTTCGGGATCGACCTGCAGGGTGGCGTGATCCTGGTCTACGAAGTGGACCAGAAGGCGAGCCTCGACCTGCTGGAATCGGACACCACCCCCAATGAATCGGCCTTCAACCTGACGCCTGAAAAGCGTCTGGAGCAAGGGACGGCTCAGTTGATCACCCAGTTGCAGAAGCGTATCAATCCATCCGGTACGTCCGAAGTGGTCATTCGTCCTTACGGCGAGAACCAGATCGAAGTGATCGTGCCGCAAGCCGAATCGTCGGACCTGGCTTCGATTAAACGCTTGATCACCAAGGCTGGTGTGCTCGACTTCCTGATTGTCGCCAACAAGCAGGATCACGACTTCCTGATGACCCGTGCCGAAGACGAATCGCAGATCGGTGCCACGTTTGTGACCGATCGCAAAGGCGAACGTATCGGCCGCTGGGTTCGCGTGGATGACGATGCTCGCGGTACCGTCGGTGGTGGCAACATCTCCGATCCATCGCTGAAACCTTACGTCAACGGTCAGCGTCACATGGTCCGCGGTGGCGGTCCTGGTCTGCCGCTGGAAGTTCTGATGCGAGTCGAACGTCCGGAATACCGTCTTGGTGGTAAGCACCTTTCGTCGGCCGCTGTGACCCGTGACGAATATGGCAAGCCAGCCGTTTCGTTCGAGTTCGGCATCGACGGTGCTCGCCGCATGGGTCACCTCTCGGCTGAAAACCTGAGCGAACCCAACATGCCGCGCAAGCTCGGCATCGTGATGGACAACTACCTGATTTCGGCACCGAACATTCAGAAGGTGATCACCGATCGCGGTATCATCACCGGTAGCTTCACCCAGGACGAAGTCGACGACTTGACCCAGGTGCTGCGTAGCGGTCGTTTGCCGGTTGTGCTGCGTAAAGAACCAATCAGCGAACAGAAGATCAGCGCCACGCTGGGTGACGATACGATCCGCAAGGGTCAGATCGCCATCACCATCTCGTTGATCGCCGTTCTGATCTTCATGGCGATCTATTACCGAGTTGCCGGTTTGGTGGCTTGCTTCGCACTGCTGTTCAACCTGGTGTTGGTCTTGGCAGTCATGATCGCCTTGAGTGCCGACCTGACGCTGCCCGGTATCGCCGGCTTGGTGCTGACCGTTGGTATGTCGGTCGACGCGAACGTGCTGATTTATGAGCGTATCCGTGAAGAGTTGGCTGGCGGTGCTTCGCTGCGAGTCGCTCTCTCGAACGGTTTCAGCAAGGCGATGTCGACCATCGTCGATGCCAATATCACGACCTTGATCACCGCCGCGGTTCTGTTCCGTATCGGTACCGACCAGGTTCGTGGTTTCGCCGTGACTTTGTTCGTCGGTATTCTGATGAGCATGTTCACCGCGATCTACGTCTCGCGTGGAATCTTCGACATCCTCGAAAAGAAACGCGTTATCAAGACCCTCTCGTTCATGCCTTCGGCATCGAGCATCGGCTACGACTTCATCGGAAAAGCCCGTGGCGCGATGATCGCTTCGCTGGTCGTCATTGCGATTGGTCTGGTCGGCGTGTTCGGTCGTGGCAAAGACATCTTCGACATCGACTTCAACGGCGGTTCTTCGGTCCAGGTTTACCTCACCGAAGCGATGCCGATTTCGGAAGTTCGTAGCAAGCTGACTGGTGTTCTGCCTGACCTTTCGGTGAGTGCTGTGACGCTGGAAGGCTCGGAAGATCGTATCTACAAGGTCGATACCTCGCTGGCCGAATATGGCGAGCTGGGTAAGGTCTCGATCACCGATCGCAGCGGCAAGACCGCTGAGGTCGATCTGACGGGCATCGACACCTTGAACCAGATCATCCTGGCTTTGGATGCCGCCGACGTGAAAGTCGCCGTGCTGCCAAACGCCGATGGTGATGGGATCGAGTTCCAGGACGAAACGGGTGCCGACTCCGGCACGATGTCGGTCAAGAACGTCGACGACAAGACGCAGACCGCATCGAACCTGCGAATGAACTTCAGCACCGATGCTTTGCGTTACAACACCGGCAAGATTCCGGCTGGCGTGGACGTGGTTCAAGAGAAGATCGCTCAGGTCTTCACTGGTCCGAACGGCGAAAGCATGTTGGTCATGCACAACATGGACTTCACCCCACCTGCGGAAGTGACCGGTGTGGTCTTCCCGTCTGCCACGACGACTCCGGAAGCGGCCCCAGCCACGACCGAAGAATCGAAGTCGGCTCCGGAACCTGAAGCAACCACGGAAGAAAAAGCAGACGACAAGCCAGCCGAAGAGAAGCCTTCGGAAGACAAGCAGTCGCTGCTGATTCCTGCCTCGACCCGTATGCTGGCCTGGATGCCATGGAACGGTTGGGCCACTGGTTTGCTTCAGGAAGAAGGCGAAGGGGACAAAGAGCCTCCGATTGAAGAGAAAGCGGCCGACGACAAACCGGCCGATGAAACTCCAGCCGAGCAAAAGCCTGCAGACGAAAAGCCTGCAGACGAAAAGCCTGCAGACGAAAAGCCGATGGAAGAAGCTCCAAAGGAAGAGATGCCAGTCGAGACGACCGCAGCTCCAGCCGAAGAAGAGACGGCTCCGATGACCGAAACGCCAATGGCGGAAGCTCCGGCTGCGGAAGAAGCCCCTGAGGGTGAAGTTCCTGCAACCGGTGCCGGCAGCATGTTCCAGGACATCGCTGGTGGCGTGGCGGAAGGTCCTCGCTTCAAGACTGAAACCAAGCTTTCGTTCGACGAAGGCATCAGTGCCGAAACGGTTCGTACGATGATTCTCGACGCCGCGGACGCCCTGACGGTCGCTCCTCCAGAGATTCAGCTGTTGGACGTCGAAAGCCGTCCTCTGCCAGTCGACAGCCGCGTGAGCCAGGAAGAGTGGACCGTTCGCTTGTCGACCGATCCTGCTCAGTCGGACAAGTTGCTCCAGCAGGTTAGCAAGGGGCTCGATTCGACCCCGGTTTGGCCTTCTTCCAGCAAGATTGGTAGTAAGGTTGCCGGCGACATGCAGACCATGGCGGCTTCGGCGATCTTCTTCTGCCTGATCGGTATCGTCGGTTACATCTGGTTCCGCTTCCAAAGCTTTGCCTTCGGCATCGCCGCGGTGGTGGCGTTGGTGCATGACGTGTTGGTCACCTTGGGAGCGATCGCCATCAGTTACTGGTTGGCTCCGTTCCTGGGCTTTGCGCAGATTACTGAGTTCAAGATCAGCCTGCCAGTTGTGGCGGCGTTCCTGACGATCATTGGTTACTCGCTCAACGATACGATCGTGATCTTCGACCGTATCCGCGAGGTTCGCGGCAAGAGCCCGAAGCTAACCAGCGAGATGATCAACATCAGCATCAACCAGACTCTGGGGCGTACGCTGCTCACCTCGCTCACGACGTTGATCGTGGTGATCATTCTGTTCTTCATCGGTGGCGAAGGCATTCACAGCTTCTCGTTCTCGCTGGTGGTCGGTGTGATCGCAGGTACCTACAGCACGGTCTTCATCGCTTGCCCGACGTTGTTGTGGCTGATGAATCGTGAAAAGGCTCCGGCCAAAGACTAA
- the yajC gene encoding preprotein translocase subunit YajC, translating to MFDLSVLPVHLLAQQPDVSSLYTWLPIVVILVLGYFMIFRPEQQKAAEAKRMLEGLKKNDRVETIGGIIATVVSVKKDQQEVILRLDDKLGTEMRVRMRAIGVVLSKEGKTGDNAGS from the coding sequence ATGTTTGATTTGTCGGTATTGCCAGTTCATCTTCTGGCGCAGCAGCCCGATGTTTCTTCGCTTTACACCTGGCTTCCGATCGTGGTCATTCTGGTGTTGGGCTACTTCATGATCTTCCGGCCCGAACAGCAAAAAGCGGCAGAAGCCAAGCGGATGCTCGAAGGGCTGAAGAAGAACGACCGCGTAGAGACGATCGGAGGCATCATCGCTACGGTGGTTAGTGTGAAGAAAGACCAGCAAGAGGTCATCCTTCGCCTGGACGATAAGTTGGGCACGGAAATGCGGGTCCGTATGCGAGCGATCGGTGTCGTTCTCTCGAAAGAGGGAAAGACAGGTGATAACGCCGGATCCTAA